A genomic region of Hordeum vulgare subsp. vulgare unplaced genomic scaffold, MorexV3_pseudomolecules_assembly, whole genome shotgun sequence contains the following coding sequences:
- the LOC123418617 gene encoding histone H4 translates to MSGRGKGGKGLGKGGAKRHRKVLRDNIQGITKPAIRRLARRGGVKRISGLIYEETRGVLKIFLENVIRDAVTYTEHARRKTVTAMDVVYALKRQGRTLYGFGG, encoded by the coding sequence ATGTCCGGTCGCGGCAAGGGAGGGAAGGGGCTGGGCAAGGGCGGCGCCAAGCGCCACCGGAAGGTGCTCCGGGACAACATCCAGGGCATCACCAAGCCGGCCATCCGGCGGCTTGCACGGCGTGGCGGCGTGAAGCGTATCTCGGGGCTCATCTACGAGGAGACCCGCGGCGTGCTCAAGATCTTCCTCGAGAACGTCATCCGCGACGCCGTCACCTACACCGAGCACGCCCGCCGCAAAACCGTCACCGCTATGGACGTCGTCTACGCCCTCAAGCGCCAGGGCCGCACCCTCTACGGCTTCGGCGGCTGA